In Flammeovirgaceae bacterium, the sequence GGGCCGAGAGCGTATTGTAAATGGGGTGTTGGTAAACGAACCCGCCAACATGAAAAAAATTGCGAACCGATGAAAACGGAAGAGATTCTGCTGTGAAGAAATACGAAGTGGTTTTCAATGTGTCATCGGTAAGTTTCTTTTCCACTGTTTCCGGTGAAGCTGTGAAAAGGCTATGAAGCACTAACTTGCTGGATGCTGCAGTGAACCCTTTTTTGCCCATACCAGTCTGAACCGGGGTAGCGACCGACCATGCAAGCAGGCTGAGAACTTGGAGGAGGATGCAGGACTTTCTAATCACACAAATAAGGGATAGGCCAAAGGTAGCATAAATCGCAGCATGAATTTTTAATTCTTTTTTAAAAAAAAACTTAGCTCCGATTCCAGGGTAGCACGTGGTCTGCTGTAGGCAATTTGCAGTAAAGAAGAAGAACCTAAATTACTTTTTAAAACCTTTAAGCTTGATTTCGGTAAGTTTTCGCTTGGTATCCATCGGAAAATCGCCATTCATCATCCAGTCGTAATACGAGGGCTCATCGCGCAATACATCCAGTACGTTTTTACCCTTGTGTTTGCCGAAGTTAAATTGGATTTCGCCCTGTTTGCCTTTTATCATTCTGCCGGCCAGATCAACCAAATCCGAAGTGGTAAGTTGGGCTAGTGTGTCCATATCGTTTTTTATCTCACCGATTTTTTTACCCATGCCATCGGTTACCGGCTGGTTATTATACCGTTCAACCTGGGCCAGCAACACTTCCATGGACGCTTCGGTATCAGCTTCGGCTGTGTGAGCATCGGCTAGTTGTTTGTTCAGGTAAAACTGGTAGGCGGCCGCCAGGGTTCTTTTTTCCATGAGGTGGTAAATCCGCTGCGAGTCGATTATTTTCTTTCGCGAGTAGTCAAACTCAACACCCGCCCGGAGAAATTCTTCAACCAGTATAGGAATATCAAATTTCAGGATATTGAAACCGGCCAAATCAGCTCCTTCCAGAAGCCTGGCGTATTCCCTCGCCACTTCTTTAAAGGTTGGTTTGTTTTTAACAGCATCATTTGTTATGCCGTGCACAGCTGTTGCTTCAGCAGGGATGGGTATTGTGGGATTCAGCATGTTCGATTTTCGGGATACCTCTCCGTTCGGGAAAAGTTTTATTACGGCAATTTCAATGATCCGATCCTGTATGATATTTGTGCCGGTAGTTTCCAGATCGAAAAAGCACAGCGGATTGCGTAGATTTAATTTCATCAAGGTATAAAGCATTACAAAGTAAAATGCTGGATGGCTTCGTAAAATTTTTCAGCAGGCACGCCAATGCGCCTCAGTAATTCCATGGCGCCACTCATGCTTTCAAAATTCTGCGTGCCGTAAACCTGCACCGGTATTTTGTTCTTTCCGGCTATGATGTAGTGCTTGCCCTGATCGGATGTATGCGGATGAATTTTATACGGAATACTTAACACATCGGGTCGCTGTTTTGCCCCGACAACCGTTGCCAGTGTGTTATTTTCGCAGTAAAACAGCAACCCGCCTTTTGGTGTCCGGTCGCCAAACGCATCAAACTGTTTAACATAATCTTCTTCGCTTTTAAACGGACTGGTATGATCCCAGTTAATACTGCATATCAGGCCGATATGATGTTGGTAGTGTAGAAATCCGGCTGTTTGGTCTACTGGGCCGGGCGACTCATCACCCTCAATTATTATTAATGGGGCATCCGTTAGGCGTACTGTTTCCGGTAGCCATTTCAGAGGGCGGTTGATTACGTAATCAAAAGGGCGTTTAAAGTAGTGTAAAGCAAACAGCACCATTGCTGTCAGTCCAGCTCTTCCACGGCTGCCCGCAACAACAATGCGTTGTTTGTCTATGGCCTGCCTGTAGATGAACTCGGGATACGAGTAAATTGCAACTCCTGTTTTTCTTGCTGCCGTTAGTTCGGGATTTTGGTTTTCAGTTTCCGGCCCAACAATAACGGCCGTAATACCGGGATGAATCTTTTCAGGGAACCAACCCTGGGCGGCAGGCAGTAAACCGTGTTTAAGCAGTTCTTCACGCACCGGCTCTTCAAGTGTAACATCCGACCCGGTAACCGAAAAGCCTTTTTTATGAAGAGAAATCGCCAGGTTGTGCATGATGGCCCCGCCAATGCCGGTAAAGTGAACTGCCTGAAGTGCTGACATAGGCTTTGATTAAGGCATCAAAATACTATAAAAACTGATTCGTCAATAGGTGATAATAATTCCGTCACAGCTTGTCACCGAAGTCCATGTATCTTGGTTGAAAATCTGCTGTGTACAATTTGTTAACCACCTTGTGGATGATTGGCCATGGGGTGTTGAACGATTGTCGTTAACCCAAGTACCTGTTTGCTTACGTTTGTCCACTTAACAAGCAACATGTACAACAACCACGTGTAATGGAGCAAAACCGGTCAACACCTTTACGAACAGGAAGTAAGTCCCTGGTGACTACGGGAAAGAGCAAACTGCTGGTGCGCGATATTTCCGAAAGTCTGGGTAAACTTCCACCGCAGGCGCTTGATTTGGAAGAGGCTGTGTTAGGCGCGCTGATGCTTGAAAAAGGCGCGCTTAACGCAGTTGTCGAGTTTTTAAAACCCGAGCATTTTTATTCCGAACAGCACCAGGAGATCTACCGGGCTATCATTGAATTGTTCAAAGGTTCGGAGCCTGTGGATATGCGCACGGTGGTAAACCAGTTGCGCAAAGAGGGTAAAATTGAACTGGTAGGCGGGGCTTATTACATTGCTGAACTGACATCAAAAGTCAGTTCAGGCGCCAATATCGAATACCACGCTCGTGTGGTGATTGAGATGGCGATTAAACGTAATCTTATACAGATTGCCTCCCAAATCCATCACGATGCCTACGAAGACACTACCGATGTATTTGAACTACTGGATAAAACCGAGCAATCCATCTTCGAAATATCCGACAGCAACCTGCGCAAGAATTACGACAACATGCGCAACCTGATGTACCGGGCTATAACCGAGTTACAGAAACTTAAGGAACATAAAGACGGGCTTACCGGAGTACCCTCAGGCTTTGTGGCACTCGATCGGATGACTTCTGGCTGGCAGAATTCCGATCTGATTATTATTGCTGCCCGGCCCGGTATGGGTAAAACTGCCTTTGTTGTTTCGGCTATGCGTAATGCTGCCGTTGATTTTAAACGACCGGTAGCCATCTTTTCGTTAGAAATGGCCTCGGTACAACTGGTGAACAGGATGATATCGGCCGAAGCCGAACTGGAAGGTGAAAAAATCCGCAAAGGCCAGCTGGCTGATTTTGAATGGCAACAACTGGTGCACAAAACCAACAAACTTTCAGCAGCACCCATTTTTATTGATGACACCCCGGCATTAACTATACTGGAATTACGCGCCAAATGCCGCAGGTTAAAAGCCGAACACGGAGTACAGCTAATTATTGTTGATTACCTGCAATTGATGCGCGGTGATACGGGCGGAAACCGCGAACAGGAAATTGCATCTATCTCTCGTGCATTAAAAGGCATTGCCAAAGAACTGAACGTTCCGGTTATCGCCCTGTCGCAATTAAGTCGGGGCGTTGAAACACGAGGGGGCGATAAAAAGCCGCAACTTTCGGATTTGCGAGAGTCAGGCTCCATCGAACAGGATGCCGACCTGGTTATATTTTTATACCGGCCGGAGTATTATAAAATAACGCAGGATGAGGAAGGTATGACGACCACGGGTATGGGCGAAGTAATCATTGCCAAACACCGCAACGGCTCTACCGGCTCGGTTAAACTCAGGTTTATCGGTAAGTACACCAAGTTTACCGACTACGAAGCACCGGCAGCTGATCGTAGTTTTGGTATGATTACCCGCGAAAGCCGCCTGAACCAGATTCGGCCGGAGGATGAACCTCCGCCATCAGCCAATGAAGGCGATATGCCGTTTTAAGATTCCAGTTGCTGCAGCGCTTCTTTGAGTTCGCGCAGGGTGGCTGTTTCTCGTAAACGGGTGGCCAGAATAATACCTTGCTTCAGTAAATCTACGGCTGCATCGGTCTTACCAAGTTCCGACTTAAGCACAGCTGCCATGTAGTAGGCCGGAAGATAATCCGGATTAGCGGTTATGAGTTTGTTAAACAATTCTTCCGCTTTTTGAGGTTCAGTTTTACGGTATTCCAGCGCCAGGGCATACTTTGAGAAGGCATCGTTTGGGTCTTCTTCCACAAAGTGAAGCAATTGCTTAATGCGGTCTTCCGGAGTCAATTTTTTTGATTTTTTGGTGTGCCAAATTTCGGATTTTATGCTTTATCTTGAGGCCCGTTTAAAGATTATTTAGTTTGTGCTTAAGTTAATCCGATGAAGATTCTTGTTTGCATTTCGCACGTTCCGGACACCACATCCAAAATCAATTTCACCGATAACAACACCAAATTTGATTCCAACGGGGTTCAGTTTATCATCGGCCCGTATGATGATTATGCCCTGGCCCGTGCTGTTGAAATCAAAGAGGCTGCCGGGGCTACTGTTACGGTGCTTAATGTGGGGCCGGCCGAAACAGAACCAACTTTAAGAAAAGCCCTGGCCATTGGTGCAGATGATGCCGTACGTGTAAATGCAGAACCTACCGATTCGTTTTTTGTTGCCAAACAAATAGCCGAGCATGCCCGCTCGGTTGGATACGATCTGATCCTTATGGGACGTGAATCCATCGACTACAATGGTGGTGCGGTTCATGGAATTGTGGGTGAGATGCTGGGTATCCCGTCACTGTCACCGGTAATGAAACTGGATATTGACGGAAACCGAGCAAAACTGGCCCGCGAAATTGAAGGAGGCAAAGAGTATCTTGAAGTAAACCTTCCGTTTGTTGCCGGTTGCCAGGAACCTATTGCAGAATGGAAGATACCCAACATGCGCGGCATTATGTCGGCACGCACCAAGCCATTAAAAGTGGTTGAACCGGTTGCTGTTGACAGTGGTATTAAACTGAAACAATATGAATTACCTCCGCCCAAGGGCGCGGTAAAGATGATCCCTGCCGATAACGTTCAGGAGTTGGTGAGTTTGCTTAAGAATGAGGCCAAAGTATTGTAAAAGAGATTTTGAATTTTGAACCTTGAATTATGAACATACTGGTGTTTGTTGAAAGTGCTGACGGAAAGGTGAAAAAAAATTCACTTGAAGCGGTTGCCTATGCGCACGCTATGGGAGGCCAGGTAACGGCCATTGCCCTGGGTAATGTGGA encodes:
- a CDS encoding electron transfer flavoprotein subunit beta/FixA family protein codes for the protein MKILVCISHVPDTTSKINFTDNNTKFDSNGVQFIIGPYDDYALARAVEIKEAAGATVTVLNVGPAETEPTLRKALAIGADDAVRVNAEPTDSFFVAKQIAEHARSVGYDLILMGRESIDYNGGAVHGIVGEMLGIPSLSPVMKLDIDGNRAKLAREIEGGKEYLEVNLPFVAGCQEPIAEWKIPNMRGIMSARTKPLKVVEPVAVDSGIKLKQYELPPPKGAVKMIPADNVQELVSLLKNEAKVL
- a CDS encoding tetratricopeptide repeat protein, translated to MTPEDRIKQLLHFVEEDPNDAFSKYALALEYRKTEPQKAEELFNKLITANPDYLPAYYMAAVLKSELGKTDAAVDLLKQGIILATRLRETATLRELKEALQQLES
- a CDS encoding 3'-5' exonuclease; this translates as MKLNLRNPLCFFDLETTGTNIIQDRIIEIAVIKLFPNGEVSRKSNMLNPTIPIPAEATAVHGITNDAVKNKPTFKEVAREYARLLEGADLAGFNILKFDIPILVEEFLRAGVEFDYSRKKIIDSQRIYHLMEKRTLAAAYQFYLNKQLADAHTAEADTEASMEVLLAQVERYNNQPVTDGMGKKIGEIKNDMDTLAQLTTSDLVDLAGRMIKGKQGEIQFNFGKHKGKNVLDVLRDEPSYYDWMMNGDFPMDTKRKLTEIKLKGFKK
- the dnaB gene encoding replicative DNA helicase, with product MEQNRSTPLRTGSKSLVTTGKSKLLVRDISESLGKLPPQALDLEEAVLGALMLEKGALNAVVEFLKPEHFYSEQHQEIYRAIIELFKGSEPVDMRTVVNQLRKEGKIELVGGAYYIAELTSKVSSGANIEYHARVVIEMAIKRNLIQIASQIHHDAYEDTTDVFELLDKTEQSIFEISDSNLRKNYDNMRNLMYRAITELQKLKEHKDGLTGVPSGFVALDRMTSGWQNSDLIIIAARPGMGKTAFVVSAMRNAAVDFKRPVAIFSLEMASVQLVNRMISAEAELEGEKIRKGQLADFEWQQLVHKTNKLSAAPIFIDDTPALTILELRAKCRRLKAEHGVQLIIVDYLQLMRGDTGGNREQEIASISRALKGIAKELNVPVIALSQLSRGVETRGGDKKPQLSDLRESGSIEQDADLVIFLYRPEYYKITQDEEGMTTTGMGEVIIAKHRNGSTGSVKLRFIGKYTKFTDYEAPAADRSFGMITRESRLNQIRPEDEPPPSANEGDMPF